Genomic segment of Paenalkalicoccus suaedae:
AATCAATCCAATACAAGAATGCTAACAGGTGAAGGGGGATGAAGGAGACATGATTACAAGAAACTTCTTCTTGTTTTTGTCCCAAAATAAGTTTATGAAGGGGAGAGCGATGAAATGGGGGCCGAAATTTGGCGCCAAATCTGTTATTGCCGGAGAAACAATTCAAGAAGCGATTGACACAGTGCGAAAGCTGAATGAAAAGGGACTTAGTGCAACGGTCGACCACTTAGGAGAGTTTGTCTATAGTCGTGAGGAAGCAATCGAATCGGCTGATTATTGTATCCGTACTTTGGAAGCGATTTCAGAAGCGGGCGTAGACTGCAACCTATCGCTTAAGCTTACACAGCTCGGTCTCGATGTCGACAGAGAGCTGTGCTTATCGAATATGAAACGTATTTTAGAGGTTGCGAAGGCGGATAATAACTTCGTGCGCATTGATATGGAGGATTACTCTCACTTAGATGCTACGCTATCACTTCTCGCTGAGCTTCGTGAGTCGTATGATAATGTTGGTACAGCCATTCAGGGCTATCTCTTCCGCGCGAGTGAGGATATTGATAAACTGAAGGGGATGAACCTGAGACTTATTAAGGGTGCTTATAAGGAGTCGCCTGCGCATGCATATCAGAAGCAGGAGGATGTCGATCGCAATTACGTATCTATCATTAAACAGCATATGC
This window contains:
- a CDS encoding proline dehydrogenase family protein, whose protein sequence is MITRNFFLFLSQNKFMKGRAMKWGPKFGAKSVIAGETIQEAIDTVRKLNEKGLSATVDHLGEFVYSREEAIESADYCIRTLEAISEAGVDCNLSLKLTQLGLDVDRELCLSNMKRILEVAKADNNFVRIDMEDYSHLDATLSLLAELRESYDNVGTAIQGYLFRASEDIDKLKGMNLRLIKGAYKESPAHAYQKQEDVDRNYVSIIKQHMLNGSYAAVATHDHNVIAEIKKFAAENDIPVDKFEFQMLYGFRTDMQADIRSEGYKMRVYVPFGNDWYGYFMRRLAERPQNVAFAVRGLLSK